One genomic region from Listeria monocytogenes encodes:
- a CDS encoding YpoC family protein encodes MAEFKYAVELTHPDFPAPDVILEEYDPESIYVSGLPFWQEQQFFTKGGGVIPWKNETERACRKLAKHMTNLVESMEADLKVHKKPSPVTVRDALGIFLSILFWSNHRPVQLDNLMDQIKTLETKPLNLDERLEYVLKRGNTYLGFRQLNELMLEQRKLIAKRS; translated from the coding sequence ATGGCTGAATTTAAATATGCAGTAGAATTAACACATCCTGATTTCCCAGCACCGGATGTTATTTTAGAAGAATATGATCCAGAATCAATTTATGTTAGTGGCCTACCTTTTTGGCAAGAACAACAGTTTTTTACCAAAGGTGGTGGAGTTATTCCTTGGAAAAATGAAACAGAGCGAGCTTGTCGCAAATTGGCGAAACATATGACCAATTTGGTAGAAAGTATGGAAGCTGATTTGAAAGTGCATAAAAAGCCTTCTCCTGTAACTGTTAGAGATGCGCTCGGTATTTTTTTATCCATTTTATTTTGGAGTAATCACAGGCCGGTACAGCTAGATAATTTGATGGACCAAATTAAAACGTTGGAGACAAAACCGCTCAATTTAGACGAGCGGCTAGAATACGTATTAAAGCGAGGTAATACGTATTTAGGTTTTCGACAATTAAATGAATTAATGTTAGAACAACGTAAATTGATTGCGAAAAGATCATAA
- the nth gene encoding endonuclease III, which produces MLSNKQTVLCIEEMAKMFPAAHCELVHKNTFELLVAVVLSAQCTDVLVNRVTASLFEKYHSPEDYLAVPLEELMEDIRSIGLYRNKAKNIQGLSEKILTEFNGEVPKTHAELESLPGVGRKTANVVLSVGFGVPAIAVDTHVERISKRLGICRWKDSVVEVEETLERKLPKELWSDAHHYMIFFGRYHCKARNPECPTCPLLYLCREGKKQAKVRGFDG; this is translated from the coding sequence TTGTTATCGAATAAACAAACCGTATTATGCATAGAAGAAATGGCAAAAATGTTTCCAGCAGCACACTGTGAGCTAGTTCATAAAAATACGTTTGAATTACTGGTGGCTGTTGTATTATCCGCGCAATGTACAGATGTGTTAGTAAATCGCGTGACGGCCTCGCTTTTTGAAAAATACCACTCACCAGAAGATTATTTGGCTGTTCCACTGGAAGAATTGATGGAGGATATTCGCTCCATTGGCTTATATCGTAATAAAGCAAAAAATATTCAAGGATTATCCGAGAAAATTCTAACCGAATTTAATGGGGAAGTACCAAAGACGCATGCGGAACTTGAGAGCCTTCCAGGTGTAGGTAGAAAAACGGCCAATGTTGTTTTATCAGTTGGCTTTGGTGTTCCAGCAATCGCAGTAGATACACATGTCGAACGAATTAGTAAACGCTTAGGGATTTGTAGATGGAAAGATTCTGTTGTAGAAGTGGAAGAAACGTTAGAAAGAAAACTACCAAAAGAGCTCTGGTCTGATGCGCATCATTATATGATTTTCTTTGGAAGATATCATTGTAAAGCTAGAAACCCAGAATGCCCGACCTGTCCTTTGCTTTATTTATGTAGAGAAGGAAAAAAACAAGCGAAAGTGAGGGGATTCGATGGCTGA
- a CDS encoding DnaD domain-containing protein: MNPKILEKWMAEGQVTLPQVLVKNYATIGLNEIELVLLLQIQSFAAEAEFFPSMEMLTNRTTLPLEETIKTMDSLLKKGVIAIEQSQDNSRMISEQYNLAPLWGKLVALYENKEADSKHEKELEKQTNLYTLFEAEFGRPLSPMEAEMLSAWVEQDRTSPDLIKEALKEAVISQKLNFRYIDRILLNWSKQGVKTTEDAKRVAEEFHQNGRTSQTINQTEVKKSAGSIPLYDWLEKRKG, encoded by the coding sequence ATGAATCCAAAAATTCTTGAAAAATGGATGGCTGAAGGGCAAGTAACATTGCCGCAAGTGCTAGTGAAAAACTATGCAACCATTGGCTTAAACGAAATAGAACTAGTGCTATTACTTCAAATTCAATCCTTTGCCGCAGAGGCAGAATTTTTCCCGTCGATGGAAATGTTAACCAATAGAACAACACTTCCACTCGAAGAAACAATTAAAACGATGGACTCACTCTTGAAAAAAGGTGTGATTGCTATCGAACAAAGCCAAGATAATTCACGAATGATTTCTGAACAATATAATTTGGCGCCACTTTGGGGTAAACTAGTCGCTTTATATGAAAACAAGGAAGCAGATAGTAAACATGAAAAAGAGTTAGAAAAACAAACCAATTTATATACTCTATTCGAAGCAGAGTTTGGAAGACCGCTTTCTCCAATGGAGGCAGAAATGTTATCCGCGTGGGTAGAGCAAGATAGAACGAGCCCGGATTTAATCAAAGAAGCATTAAAAGAAGCTGTTATTTCGCAAAAATTAAATTTCCGATATATTGATAGAATTCTGCTTAACTGGTCAAAACAAGGTGTTAAGACAACAGAAGATGCCAAGCGTGTAGCGGAAGAATTTCATCAAAATGGGCGCACAAGCCAAACAATTAACCAAACGGAAGTGAAAAAAAGCGCAGGTTCGATTCCTCTATACGACTGGCTTGAAAAAAGAAAAGGGTGA